Within Sorangiineae bacterium MSr11367, the genomic segment CCGCATCGTGCGACCTTTGCATCAAGCGCGTGGCCTCGGGCACGGGAGCCTGCCGCAAGATGGAGCAGGCGTGCCTCGCCGATGCGCAATGCGGGAACTACGCGCGTTGCCTGTCGGCGTGCTCGAACGACAGCTGCCGCACGGCGTGCGAGAACAAGTACCCGCTCGGCATCGGGCCGTACAACACCAGCAAGCAGTGCGCCTGCAACACCGAAGATTGCGCGGATGTCTGCGCCGGCTCGCCCTCGTGCGCCGCCACCCCGTCGTGCGGATACGTGGGCGTCTCCTCGGTGGGCGGGGCATGTGCAACCTGCACCGATTCCACCTGCTGCAACGAGCTCGCGGCGTGCGCGGCCGACGGCACCTGCTACGACTGCCTCCAGAAAGACGACCGCCCGGCGGCCTGCGCGACCAATGGACAGCGCGTGGCCTTGGCGCACTGTCGCGAGCGCTCGTGTGCGCCCAGTTGCGACATGGAAAATGCGGCGTGGGCGGCCACCGAAAGCGGCGAAATGAACCCGCTCAGCACCTTCGGCCCCGTATCCGGCGGCGGGTGCGCAATGTCGCCCACACCGGGAAGCCCGGCGGGGCCCGCCACCATGGCAACGACTTTGGGCGTCGTACTCGGAATGATCCTTCGTCGGCGACGCCGGAGCGTGCGATGATTCGCTCGCGAAAATGGCACCTCGACAGTGGACGCTCGCCCTTGCTCGGTTTCTGACGCCGGCCGTTCTTGCATGCGCATGTGGTCCCGGCGCCAAGAGCCCGCCACCCACGGGCTCGGAAACGCGCACCACGCAGTCGAACGGGCCCTCGCACCGGGTGGTCGTCAGCTTCGTCGTCGATCAGTTCGCCGCCTGGATTGCCGCCGAGCGCCTCCCGCTGTTGCCTGAAAACGGAGGCTTCGCGCGACTCCGGCGTGAAGGGACGTGGGTGCAGCGACTGCGCTATGCGCACGCGGTGACGGACACGGCGCCCGGCCACGCCGCGCTCTACACCGGCGCCATGCCGCGCGATTCGGGCATCTTCGGCAATGAGGTGCCCGACGCCGACGGCAAGCGGGTGACCATCCTGCTCGACCCCAATGTGAACGCGATTGGGAGCGAGGGGCCGGGCAAATCGCCTTCGTCGTCGATTGCGCGTTTGCGTGTCGAGACGGTAGCCGACGCCTTCCGCGCGGCCAACCCCAACGCCCTCATCGTGAGCATCTCGCTCAAAGACCGCGGTGCCATCTTCGCCGGCGGACGCCGCCCCACGGCCACGCTCTGGTACGACTCCGGCACGGATCGCATGGTGACGTCGACGGCGTTCGCCCAGAGCTTTCCCGCCTGGGCCGCCAAAGGAAGCTCGACCGAGGCCATGAAGGCCATCCGCGCCCCGCGCTGGGACCTGCTCGACGCCGAATTCACGCGGACCCATGCCGCAGGCCCCGACGCGCAGCCCGGCGAGGGCGATGCGCCCGGCTTTGGCACCACTTTTCCGCACGAGCCATCGCAAGCCAAAGCGCCCGCGGCCGGTATTCGCCTTTCGCCCAATACCGATCAGGCCCTGCTCGATTTGGGGCTCGCCGCGCTCGACGCGGAGAATGCCAAATCGCGCGATACGCTATTGGCTATTTCGCTTTCGACGCCGGATTACATCGGCCACGTGTTCGGCCCCGATTCGTGGGAAGCGTGGGACGAGCTGCAAAGGATCGATCGTGCGCTCGCCGGGTTCTTCTCGGAGCTCGACCAACGATTCGGCGCCGACGGCTACGCCGTGATGCTCGCCGCCGATCACGGAGGCATCTCGCTTCCCGAGTTGCCGACGGAGGCGCGCTCGTGGTGCAAGCCGGGCGCCCCGCCCGATCGCTTCGAGCGCCCTTGCAAAGCTGGCGAAAGGCTCTTGCCGGACGACATCACGCGCGAGCTCCTGACAGCCACGCAGCAGGCACTCGGTGAGGGCGGCTGGATCCAAGGCGTGGCCGATCCCTACGTGTTCCTCACGGCGAAAGGTCGCCAGCTGCTCGCCGCGCCCACGCCATCGACGTCCCCAGGGGCCCCGGCATCCGCCGCAGATTCCGTCGCCAAGGTGCGCGCGCGCGCCGATAAGCTGCGCGATACCATTCGCAAGACACTGCTCCGTCACCCGGGCGTGCTCTCCGTGCGCGAGAGCTCCGAGTTGCGCCGCAACGGCGGGAGCGATGCCATCGACGAGCTCGTGGTGAACTCCATCCCGCCCGAATCTGGCGAGTTTTACGTCGTCCCGCGCGCGGGGAGCTTCTTCGATCCCTCGCAGGTCGTGGGGTACGGTTCCAGCCACGGTACGCCATACCTCTACGATCGCATGGTGCCCATGTTGGTGCGCGCCCCCAAACGCGTCCCGGCCGGCGTCGTGAAGGAGGAGCCCGTTCTCTTCGGGGCCTATGCTCGTACCCTCGCCGATCTGCTCGGCGCACCGCCTCCGTCCGCTGCCACCAAGGCACCTTCCCTCGTCAAAGGACCATGACGCCGCACGAGACTCCTCGGGACATTCCCCACTTCGAGGGGATGATTGTCGGCGGCAAATACGTCGTATTGCATTTCATCGGCGCCGGCGGCATGGGCACGGTCTGGGCGGGCACGCATCGCACGTTGGGCACCCGTGTGGCCATCAAGTTCATTCGCGAGGAGCACGTCACCAATCCGGATTCGCGCCGGCGCTTCGAAATCGAAGCCCGCGCGGCCGCGCGCCTCCAGAGCCAGCACGCGGTGCACGTCTACGACTACGGCGTCACCGCCGAGGGGTTCCCTTACATCGTGATGGAGTACCTTCAAGGCGAATCGCTCTCGGAGCTGATCATCCGCGAAGGCCCCGTCTCGGCGCGCGAGGCGGCGAACATCATTCGGCAGGCGGCGGTCGCGCTGGATCGCGCGCACGCCGCGGGCATCGTTCACCGCGATTTGAAGCCAGACAACATTTTCCTCACGACCACGGCGGAGGCCGTCGGCAACGAATATCCCTACATCGTCAAATTGGTCGACTTCGGAATTGCCAAGATCTTCGAAGAGCCGATTCGCACGGACCGCGCACCGGTGCCCATGGGCGGACCGACGCAGGAGGGCGCGGTCATCGGCACACCGAATTTCATGAGCCCGGAGCAACTCACCTCGGGTGGCGTGCCCGGTGTGCTCACCGATCTGTGGTCCCTCGGTGCGAGCACCTTCGCCGCCCTGACCGCGCGCATTCCCTTCGAGGGCGAAGTGCTCGGCGACATCGTGCTCAAGGTTTGCGCGGAGCCGATGCCCGTGCCATCGGAGGTCAATCCCGAGGTGCCGCCCGGCTTCGATGCGTGGTTTGCCAAGGCGTGCGCACGCGAGCCGCACCGGCGTTTTCAAAGTGCCGCGGAGATGTCGCGGGCGCTCGATCAGGTGTGCGGCATGAGCGCGCCGGCGCCCGTCGTCGTACGCGACGATCAGGTGCAGTACGCCTTGAAGCCCGCGAGCCCGGAGGCCCTCGCCGCATTGGCGGAGCTCGACGAGCCGCGATCCATGTCGCCGCGCACCGCGCTTTTGGCCGGGCTGGTGCTCGGCGTGGCCGTGATGATCGGCGTGGCCGGCTTCATCGCGTACCGCGACAAGGTTGCAAGTGAGACGCAGGAGCAGCTGCTTCGCAATCCCCCCGCCGCGGCGGTCCCGCAACCGGGCCCCCGGGCGGCGGACGCCGGACGGCGCTGAATGGTCCACCTGAACGCGTCAAATTGGCCCTGGTGAGGGCGCCGGCCATACCGCACACAGGGACCATGTCCCATCGCTTCTCCTTTCTCCTGGAAATTCCCGCCGCACCGCCCGAGGAGGCGCATCGGCATTTCGCGGGCAAACTCGCCTTCGAGACGGATCCGGCCGACGTCCATCTGGACCTCGAACGCAAAACGGCGGACTTCGCATTGGTCGACGTGCGCAGCGCCGAAGCCTACGCCGACATGCACATTCCCGGCGCCCTCCACATGGCCGCGCGCGCCATTCACGAGGCGTCCGTCGCGCCGCTGCGCGGCAAGCTCGTCGTCGTCTATTGCTGGAGCATCTCCTGCAATGGCTCCACGCGGGCGGCCGCGAAGTTGAGTGCGCTCGGCCTCTCCGTCAAAGAGATGATCGGCGGCCTCGATGCCTGGGTCCGTGAGGGCTACCCCGTCGAAGGTCGATTGCCCAAGGATGTATCCTTCGACGAGTATTCGCGCCGGCACCACGCATGAAACCCCGCATTGCATTCGCCACCTTCGAAGAGATGCCCGTGCTCGACCCGGACGACGTCGTCGCCGCCGACGCCCTGCGGACGCATGGAGCGTCGGTTGCGGCCGCGGTCTGGAGCGATCCGCACGTGCGGTGGCGCGATTTCGACGTCGTGGCGCTGCGCTCGACGTGGGACTACCACCATCGCTCCGCACAGTTCGCCGATTGGCTGAAACGGCTCGCCGCCGACCGCATTCACGTGTGCAATCCCGTGGAGTCCGTGTTGTGGAACATGGATAAGCGCTACCTCGTGGAGCTTTCGGCGAGGGGCGTTCCCATCCTGCCTACGCGCTGGATCGAGCAGGGGCAGAACGCATCCCTCGAGGACGTGCTGCGCCAGCAAGGATGGGAGAACGCGGTGGTGAAGCCCGCCGTATCCGTCAATTCGTTCGGGACGTTCCGCACGTCGCTTGGCGAGGCTCCGAAGCGTCAGCTGGAATTCGGCCGCCTGCTCGAACAATCGGGCGTGCTGGTGCAGCCCTTCGTTCGGGAGATCGTCGACGATGGCGAGTGGTCCTTGCTCTTCTTCGACGGGGAATTCTCCCACGCGCTGGTCAAGCGCCCGGCGCGGGACGACTTTCGCACGCAGTCCAACTTTGGCGGCACGCATACGCGGACGCAACCGGCGGAGAGCCTGGTGCGGCAAGCCCACCGCGTGCTCGAAGCCGTTCACGTGCGGCATGCCTATGCGCGCGTGGACGGCGTGGTGGTGGACGGCCAGTTCCGATTGATGGAGCTCGAGCTCATCGAGCCCAGCTTGTTCCTGGACGGCGACCAGGCCGCCGCGCAGCGGTTCGCCGGAGCCCTGCTTCGCTCGATTCCCGGGCACTCCCCTTGACCCGGCGCTCGACCGCCCCCCTCGTCTCGATTCACGTCGCCCGGGCGGGGGCCGGCTCGATCGCCCAAGCGCTGCGGGATGCCATCGCGCGCGGGAGCCTCGCGCCGGGCGCCCGCCTTCCCGCCACACGGACCCTCGCGGCCGATCTCGGGGTCTCCCGCACCACCGTGGAAGCCGCCTTCGCGCAGCTCGATTCCGAGGGCCTGCTCGTGCGCCGCGTCGGCATCGGCACCTTCGTCTCCCCCACCGCATCCCGCGACGTCGCGCCCCGTACCGTCAGCCCCCGCAGGGGAGGGGAGGCGCCACCTTCTCTCTCCTCCCGTGGCCGCACCCTCGTCGAGCACGGCCGCGAAAACGCCATGACCCTCACGCGCGCCTTCACCCCCTGCATCCCGAACCTCGATGCCTTTCCCTTCGGCATCTGGAACCGGCTCCTCGCCCGCCGCGCCAAGTCCTCGAGCCCCGCCTTGGCCGGCTCCATCGAGCCCGCCGGCCTGCACGCGCTCCGCGAAGCCGTCGCCGCCTATGCCGGCTCGCACCGCGGCGTGCGTTGCACGTACCGCCACGTGCTCATCGCCTCCAGCACGCAGCAGGTGCTCGACCTCTGCGCACGCGTCCTCCTCGATCCCGGCGACTCGGTCTGGATGGAGGAACCCGGCTACCTCGGCGCACGCAGCGCATTTCGTGCTGCCGGCGCGAACCTCGTGCCCATCCCGGTCGACGCCGACGGCCTGTCCGTCGATGCAGGCATCGCACACGCCCCGCATGCACGACTCGCCTACGTGACCCCCTCGTTCCAATACCCGCTCGGCGTGACCTTGGCCCCCGCACGCCGCACGGCACTTCTCACGTGGGCACGCCGCGCCGGTGCGTGGATCTTCGAGGACGACTACGACAGCGAATTCCGCTTCGCCGGGCGACCGCTGGCCGCCATCCAGGGCACCGATGCGCACGAGCACGTGCTCTATGCCGGCACCTTCAACAAGGTCATGTTCCCGTCCTTGCGCCTCGCGTACCTCATCGCGCCGGTGGACGTCATCGACGCCCTCGTCCTGGCGCGCCTCGCGAGCGATGGACCGCCGGCGGCACTGCTCCAGGCGACGTTGGCCGACTTCATGTCCGAGGGCCACTTCGCAGCGCACATCCGCACCACGCGGACACTCTGCGAGGAACGACGCGACACCTTGCTCGACAGCGTCTCCCGCGAGCTCCGAGGCACCTTGACCGTCGACCGAACCGAGAACGGCATGCACTGCGTCGGCTGGCTCCCACGCGGCGAAAACGACGCCACCGTGAGCCACCGCGTGCACGAGCACGGGCTCGATATGCCACCCCTGTCGCGGTACTTCCTCGAGTCTTCGCGTGCGACGCGCCCCGCCCTGTTGGTGAGCTACGCCGCAGCCAGCCCCGCCGAAATCCGCGCCGGCATCCGTCTTCTAGCTACGTTGATCTAGAAGATTATGCCGCTTGCACCATCCTCTTCTTCAACTCGACCCTCATCGTGTCGAAGCTGGGAGCATCCATTCCGCGCGCTCGGCGCAGAAGGAAGTAGGCATGATGCACTTCGGCGTCGTCGGGCGAAGAGCTCGTGCCATCGAGCTTGTTGCGGTCGGTTGCGATGGCAACGGCCGCTTCGAGCTCGTCCCCGTGCGCGGCGTCCAAGTACGCGTGCGCTTCGTCGAGGGTCAACGTATCGATGGTGCTGAGGGTGGGGATTTTCATCCATTCACCTGCGTAACCGTGCGAACGAAGTTCGCGCGGGTTGAGGATCCTCTTGGGATCGGTTGGTACAAAAGAGCCGCCTGAGCCTCCTGGTTTCGCAAACAGGATGCCGTCGAACGACCCAATCTTACGGACGATGACGCGGCGCCATCACGATGCGCTTCCTGCCGCGCGGCGCCATCGGGCAACCGCGTATCTTGCTCCCGGCGGAAGGCGCTCTCGGAAGCCTTTCGCTCCCGGCTTGCCTCGTGATTCTCAATCGACGATCGCTCGCCTTTCGTCATCGCCCTCGTGCAGGGCCCAAACTCTGGACCCTACGAGATTTACCTTAACCCTCGCTTTGGCGATGACCAACCCTTCTTTGTGCTTTTGTAG encodes:
- a CDS encoding serine/threonine protein kinase encodes the protein MTPHETPRDIPHFEGMIVGGKYVVLHFIGAGGMGTVWAGTHRTLGTRVAIKFIREEHVTNPDSRRRFEIEARAAARLQSQHAVHVYDYGVTAEGFPYIVMEYLQGESLSELIIREGPVSAREAANIIRQAAVALDRAHAAGIVHRDLKPDNIFLTTTAEAVGNEYPYIVKLVDFGIAKIFEEPIRTDRAPVPMGGPTQEGAVIGTPNFMSPEQLTSGGVPGVLTDLWSLGASTFAALTARIPFEGEVLGDIVLKVCAEPMPVPSEVNPEVPPGFDAWFAKACAREPHRRFQSAAEMSRALDQVCGMSAPAPVVVRDDQVQYALKPASPEALAALAELDEPRSMSPRTALLAGLVLGVAVMIGVAGFIAYRDKVASETQEQLLRNPPAAAVPQPGPRAADAGRR
- a CDS encoding PLP-dependent aminotransferase family protein; this encodes MTRRSTAPLVSIHVARAGAGSIAQALRDAIARGSLAPGARLPATRTLAADLGVSRTTVEAAFAQLDSEGLLVRRVGIGTFVSPTASRDVAPRTVSPRRGGEAPPSLSSRGRTLVEHGRENAMTLTRAFTPCIPNLDAFPFGIWNRLLARRAKSSSPALAGSIEPAGLHALREAVAAYAGSHRGVRCTYRHVLIASSTQQVLDLCARVLLDPGDSVWMEEPGYLGARSAFRAAGANLVPIPVDADGLSVDAGIAHAPHARLAYVTPSFQYPLGVTLAPARRTALLTWARRAGAWIFEDDYDSEFRFAGRPLAAIQGTDAHEHVLYAGTFNKVMFPSLRLAYLIAPVDVIDALVLARLASDGPPAALLQATLADFMSEGHFAAHIRTTRTLCEERRDTLLDSVSRELRGTLTVDRTENGMHCVGWLPRGENDATVSHRVHEHGLDMPPLSRYFLESSRATRPALLVSYAAASPAEIRAGIRLLATLI
- a CDS encoding rhodanese-like domain-containing protein, which encodes MSHRFSFLLEIPAAPPEEAHRHFAGKLAFETDPADVHLDLERKTADFALVDVRSAEAYADMHIPGALHMAARAIHEASVAPLRGKLVVVYCWSISCNGSTRAAAKLSALGLSVKEMIGGLDAWVREGYPVEGRLPKDVSFDEYSRRHHA
- a CDS encoding alkaline phosphatase family protein, with product MAPRQWTLALARFLTPAVLACACGPGAKSPPPTGSETRTTQSNGPSHRVVVSFVVDQFAAWIAAERLPLLPENGGFARLRREGTWVQRLRYAHAVTDTAPGHAALYTGAMPRDSGIFGNEVPDADGKRVTILLDPNVNAIGSEGPGKSPSSSIARLRVETVADAFRAANPNALIVSISLKDRGAIFAGGRRPTATLWYDSGTDRMVTSTAFAQSFPAWAAKGSSTEAMKAIRAPRWDLLDAEFTRTHAAGPDAQPGEGDAPGFGTTFPHEPSQAKAPAAGIRLSPNTDQALLDLGLAALDAENAKSRDTLLAISLSTPDYIGHVFGPDSWEAWDELQRIDRALAGFFSELDQRFGADGYAVMLAADHGGISLPELPTEARSWCKPGAPPDRFERPCKAGERLLPDDITRELLTATQQALGEGGWIQGVADPYVFLTAKGRQLLAAPTPSTSPGAPASAADSVAKVRARADKLRDTIRKTLLRHPGVLSVRESSELRRNGGSDAIDELVVNSIPPESGEFYVVPRAGSFFDPSQVVGYGSSHGTPYLYDRMVPMLVRAPKRVPAGVVKEEPVLFGAYARTLADLLGAPPPSAATKAPSLVKGP